The Raphanus sativus cultivar WK10039 chromosome 2, ASM80110v3, whole genome shotgun sequence DNA segment GGAACAGTCTGGGATCACATCTGTATCATACATTTTAAGTCATCTTTTCATATTCATAATGTAATAAACTCTGATCATCTCCCCCCAGCAACTGTAATAGATTCAGTAAACATTTCGTAACAGCAGTAGACTAACACATGCAATACTGACTTTgaacttttttcttcttggttGTGGGTCTGAACGGCCTTTTGAGCCCTAAACGTGCCAACTCTTGGGTTAGTGTAACCCTTTTGATGTTAAAAGACACCAAACTATCATCAATGCAGATATAGTCATGAAAAACAGGCCCATAAGAACAGGTTGTATCACAATTGTTAAAACAAGTCAACCTTAAAAAAGACAAAGGTCATAGGAGCAGCGAAAACAACAGTCAAGAATGAATGATGCCTTTCGGTGGCTTATCTCCTCCTAGTGTCCTAAAGCTTGTAGCCTTTTAATAATCTAATCAAGTTGTTAGGTCAGATTTTATTGTATGCCTTTCCTTTTTTCCAAAGAGAAAGAACCTTAGATTTGATGCttattttcctattttaatacaGAAACGTATTATAGTCTATGATCTAGTTGGATTGGTTATATTACTAGAAAGAGAAGCATAAGAtgcatgattttattttaactacTTGCTGATATTTTCTTTGTGTTGTTACTGGCTTAGATTTGAGTGGATAAGTGCTGAAAGGATATGATATGATTTTTAACATTATTATATGACCAAACATCAAATCAAATTGAATTACTCTTTACAAAAATTCAAAGTTGTTTCCGTAGGGATAAGAAAGACTCAGGAGATGGGATGACAAACAGTTCATCCTATAAATACATCCCCAAAATCATAACACTCACCATATTATCCCAAAACATCAGATTACCCTACACATAAACACACATAAAGGGCAGGAAGATGAGTTCTGTACAACAACTTCCTGTGCAGTTACGTAATGTTACCAACTCCAAGAAGGTTATTACAGAGAAGAGAAGGTCGGTCACAATTCCTTCAAACGGCAATAGTAAGCTAGAGAGCAAGCCAACGATTCATGATCATGACGTGGACAAATGCGCAGAAGATTTCATCCAAAAGTTCAGGCGACAACTTCTTCTTCAGGGCGATGATTGATATAATAACATATGTACATATAAAAGGAGATAATGTCTCATGTGTGATTCCTTAACGCATCTACATTTGACCTAGCTAGATTTGCATACTTCCAAGGTTTCAATTGTGCTATAAGTAACGTCATTTAAATAAacgagcaaaaaaaaaaaaaagagtttggtTTCTCAACTAAATGGCAGAGAGATAGAGAGGCTAGAGTGAAGCAAATGGTCATTTTCCCGGCTAATGGAACCACATCAACCTCAACAGAGAGTCTTATTACACGCAAATATTTAACACATACAAGTGAAAGAGAcaaattaaaaatgttacacGCAAGTTATTAACAAATTATTGACCAAACAGATTTTAGCTAGAGAGGGAGATGACAAGAGTCTAGGGGTGGATCTGAGGTGGCTGGACCAGCTGGTGGATATTGACACGAGAGCATGAACGAGCAATCTCTCCTGCCAGAGGCACAACAGGGAGGCTATCGCAGTTGCAAATCTCAATCATAAAGCCATCAGGATCGTGGAAGAAGAGCTGGTCGACTTGGATTCCACCTTCTTCAACCACAGCTCTCACATACTCTATTTTCATTTCCTTGAGCTTTTTCTCTACCGCCCCCATGCTCTCACACTGCATTCAACACAAGTTTATTCCGTCAAATTGAAATAACTCAGACTCTGTTTAACCTTTCTCTATtctaatattactttttatgtCGAGTAAACTAATATGGTGTCAGATTTCACCTATTTACCTTCATAAATACAGCCACAAAGGcaactaaaacaaaaatgagTACCTACCTGGAAAGAAATGTGATTATCCTTGGGATTGATCTCAGTTTTCTTGAGTAGTTTCTCAGGCTCTGTAGATTGCAGAAGATGAATCCCAACTCCATGACCAAACAACCTACTCTcacacacaaaaatatatttaaaattttgaaagtaatttgaaaagaaatattGAAAGTAATATAAAAGATATGTACTACCAGGCGCCATCGAAATCAAAAGAGCCAGGTCTCCGGATGGGGAGAAAACCTAAAACGTGCTGGTAAAAGCTCATGGACTCCTCCACGGATCGACATAGAAGAGATATGTGATTCAACGACTTGAGATGCAGAGGGTTTCCCGTATTTTCTTTCATTTCCTTCCCCACGGACAAGCAAtgcaaaaccaaaaccaaaaccaaagaaATGATCCAAAAGCAAAACAGAACACAAAGAGTTTTCTTTCTCTTGAAATTTTAAATCCGGAATATATGGACTTTGCAGTTTAATAGACGAAGAGGAGGAATGATCGATTATAACAAGGAGATTGATGTATTGTACACGTGTGTGTACGTAATATGTGTCGTGATCGAGTAACCCACGCAACTTTGTTTTTTAATTGATAGGCGATGATCTTGCCCCCTTTGTTTCTATCCTTACCCTTCCTCGACCATATGATCATCACCATGTGTGTTTTAACTTACCACTGAGATTCATAGTACTTATAACGCATGCATATGATGTCATAGTCTTTATTGAACTTTGCACCTTCAACTCCACATTTTACTCTTATCATAAGAACACGTGTCAAAGTCTTACAAAGCCCCTGTCCTTGTGAATGTTTGATAAAACAACAATTCAATTAACACATTGCTTGCTTTCTCAGATTGTGGTCTCTCTCAAAAGTTCAACacagaaaaaaatttattatgtaATTTACTTTCATAATACAAAGAATATTGTTTGTGGAACTTCTAAATCTTCACccaaaaaaagattttcttcTTGCCTCTACTGTAGCAGAAAAGTATTATGCTATTGTTGATATAGAACCAACCTTTCTTTTGGCTCATTCATTGTTCGAGCcacgtgtgtgtgtgtgcatcACCATGCTAATGGTATGTTCACAGATTTGCGAATGCCGCATCGCTCTGGACCTGAAACCAAAAGAGGACATTAGCATCTTGAAATACTGTGAACAAGCAAAACTTTTTGATAACTGAAGACATCCATAACTTACTCAGCATTAATCGGAGTTTCCCAGTACatcctgagagagagagagagagagaggacatTGAAGAACATATATTTGAATCTGCCAAGAAGATGTTAATGTGCTTCCTAATAACATCCATTTTCCAGTTCCACCACAACTATACAAAGAGAAACTGAGGAGGCGATAAAGAAAGAGAATCCTCTGGCCCCGCAATAGTCGTGTAAAACGTAGCAAAATTTGTTCTACTACTCTCCATGTAAAACAGTTACAAAATGGACTTTAAGGGGGAGCAACTGTTTTGAGCTGAACGGTGGAACTCGTTTGTGAACTAACCCCATAATCAACTTGGCTTGATCAAGCTGGCCTTTTTTCACAAGCCCGTCCAGCAACACACCAACTGTGTCCAAGTTTGGGTACCACTTCTTTCTCATACAATCCTTACACATTGTATAACCCAAATCAAACTTTCCCGCCTTACACAAATAGTGTATCATCGTCTGGTAGATCTTCACATTGGGTTTGTAACCTTTACCATGCATCGCTGTATAAACTCTTTCTGCCATTTCAGGGAACCCCGCTACAAAAAAACCTTTGATGACCATGTTATATGTCACATTGTCCGGTTCCATCTGGAGTTTTGGCATCAACATCAACAGATCATTTGCATCCCAGGCTCTTCCCCTGTTCACTAAAAACTGAATCCTAACATTAAAGGTGGTGAGATTAGGCCTACACCCCTTGAGCACCATACGGTTCCACAGTCCATTGCCAACCACATACCTATCGTGCTTGTAGAACGCCGATATAAGCGTAGTATATGTAACCACGTCAGGTTTCAACCCAGACTTCTCCATCTCCTTCATGGCCAGAGACGCCTTGTCAAGAAACCCCATGTCACAGACAGATTTAATAGCAATGTTAAACGAAAACGCATCCATTACAACCCCATACTTGGAGGGGACATGGAGAAGGAAGTCCTGGATGGCGTGGAGATCAGGTCTCAAAGTCAAGACTTTAAGCGCGGCGTTGAAGGACTTAACAGTCCTCTTGCAGCCGTAAGAATCCATATTGTAGAAAGTATCGAGGGCGTGATTGGTCATCCCAGCCTTGCCGTATAGCATAATAATCCTAACAATGAAGCCCTCGCGCCTGCCTTGTGGAAGTGTCTTCTGATGCTCAAGCAGATCCTCGATGAAATCAAACCGACGTGCACCGGCTAATCTAGAAACAGTGTCCTCGAAAGCAAAACGATTCTCAATCACCAGGTGGTTAGTGGCGTTAGCTTTGAAGAGGTTGAATAGCTTGTGAGGGTCTCGCTCAGATTTAAGCTTGACAAGGGCAGGAGGCTCCTCCTGATTGGATTCAGCTGGAAGGTGGTGAAAGCAGGAGGGGGCAAAAACaccagaggaagaagaagaagaagaagaagaagagcagaaTCTGCGAGTGAGTCGCAGAGATAGCATGATCCCTCTCGAGGCTAAACATGCCCGTACACTGAACCAGACAACATTTACTTGTTTCCCCCACAAAGCTTCAGTCTTTTTTAGCAATTTGTAAGATTCACAAACCAACCACCTCAAGCAATACCAACTGAGACGAATCCAAAtctataaagagagagagaagatttAATCAAACCCTCTCATGACATCTCAATCGAAAATACCTAAATCCCCAATGCGATTCAACAATAGCCAACTAAATTACACCGCCGGCCGATATGATAACCCAGGCGAACTTCAACCTAGCTGGACGCCGGAAAAAGGAGAGAGCTTTTCGATCTGAGGATCCCTGAGAATGGAGGGAGGCCAACGACGGAACTGCTTTGAGACAAAACGGAGGTTTAAGGTTTTTGCTTTTTGAGAATGAGAAACAAGTTCAATAACTCTTTGGGCTCTAACAGCTTATTGGGCTTTATATTGTTATATAGGCCCTTTTAACTTCAGTTAGTTATTGTTTATTTCAAATATGGCCTCTTTAATTTTCATccaaaattaaacaaatgaGTCAATCAATATAGAGGTGGGTTCACTGGATGGATACAATACAAGAGGAAGGTCGAATGGTGCCTTGAGTTGAGCCTTGTACAAAGCTGCAGAGAGAGGTGACAGAATCAATGCCATTGGCTGGAGACAAGTCTATGTCTCTCATGAAAACTTTGGAACATGCATTCTTCCCTGAACACTCCAGCTTCATTGCCACCTCTGTCCTCGACGTTCCACTCATCTTCATATATTTCACTTTCTCTATGTGAACTGCCTTTTCCTGATCatatacaataaattaaaatctttttttcttttcattttttatatctttttttaaagAAGATACTTACAGTCTGAACACAATTAGGAGCACAACCATAGAACTGATCAATGATGATGGGATTTTGTACGGAAGCGAAACGAATGTCGAAGAATTCTATTCCACGCACGTAACCAGTTCCTCCAGGCCAAGTCTTGATTCGAGCTCCGTTTGTTGTTCCTGTGAAGTTAACGTGGGCTACACGTATGTCTTCCACTGCTACCTCTGTTCCTCCTCTACCTAAACTCCCAACGCTGTTTCACATTTCTTCATCTTGTTAGCTTCAATTTccttttttctatatattttaatttgatcaTGCAGATTTTAACCACCTGACACCGTGACCAGGTCCACAGTTGACAAATGTAACACTCAAATCATGCACTTGATCTCCTATCGACACACAATCATCACCTATATTTCATAACGAATAACTAGCAAGTTagcattttaaatattaattttttttgtttgtcaatgATTATTACTAAATAAACTTACCAGTGGCGAAGTCGGAGTGAGTGATAAAAACGGCGGAGGAAGATGTGATGTGGACACCGTCGGTGTTAGGGCTAACCTCcggagattttatttttatgtcttTGATATGCACGTTTTGGCTTCCCATAACAAGAACGTGTGATTGTGCACTATTTCTAAATCTCAAACTCTTCAATATTACATTTCGGCAATTGCTGAATGTCATCATCTACAGGGGGGGAAACTATATATTTCATACATCCTTCCaagttttttcattttgttttcgtaaaagaaaaaaaacttaccgTTGGTGCAAGCCAGATGCaattctgaaaatatatattacatggAAATAATCAGTTATATAtgctaaagaaaaaaagagagttaaaagtgttacaaaaaaaaaagagttgaaaaTGGGGATTAAATAAATTACGGGTCCGGGATGGTCTCTACAATGAATGTCCCACCATCCTTTGCCTTGGCCGTCTAACAAGCCACGTCCAGAGATTACAAGTCCCTCCACTCGTTCGAATATGAGCCATGGTATTATCCCGTTCTCTCCTTTTTGCCACTTGTTTGGATCACTCTGGGCTTTCATCTTTCCATCCATCTATATTACATAGAAAACTTAATTGGAGGCTATACTTAGTTACTGTAAAAGTGATCCATTTAGAGAGGGTTTACCGTGAACAGGAGAGGTTTTGATTTGCAAGGACCCCTGAAGTGGAGAGAGTTAAGCAGAAACGCTTTCCCTGACGGTACATATACACTTCC contains these protein-coding regions:
- the LOC108819254 gene encoding glyoxylase I 4, which encodes MKENTGNPLHLKSLNHISLLCRSVEESMSFYQHVLGFLPIRRPGSFDFDGAWLFGHGVGIHLLQSTEPEKLLKKTEINPKDNHISFQCESMGAVEKKLKEMKIEYVRAVVEEGGIQVDQLFFHDPDGFMIEICNCDSLPVVPLAGEIARSCSRVNIHQLVQPPQIHP
- the LOC108819242 gene encoding pentatricopeptide repeat-containing protein At1g80150, mitochondrial: MLSLRLTRRFCSSSSSSSSSSGVFAPSCFHHLPAESNQEEPPALVKLKSERDPHKLFNLFKANATNHLVIENRFAFEDTVSRLAGARRFDFIEDLLEHQKTLPQGRREGFIVRIIMLYGKAGMTNHALDTFYNMDSYGCKRTVKSFNAALKVLTLRPDLHAIQDFLLHVPSKYGVVMDAFSFNIAIKSVCDMGFLDKASLAMKEMEKSGLKPDVVTYTTLISAFYKHDRYVVGNGLWNRMVLKGCRPNLTTFNVRIQFLVNRGRAWDANDLLMLMPKLQMEPDNVTYNMVIKGFFVAGFPEMAERVYTAMHGKGYKPNVKIYQTMIHYLCKAGKFDLGYTMCKDCMRKKWYPNLDTVGVLLDGLVKKGQLDQAKLIMGLVHKRVPPFSSKQLLPLKVHFVTVLHGE
- the LOC108830486 gene encoding probable polygalacturonase At3g15720; this encodes MKYGAVGDGISDDTSAFQKTWDSACNGSSKMGSVYVPSGKAFLLNSLHFRGPCKSKPLLFTMDGKMKAQSDPNKWQKGENGIIPWLIFERVEGLVISGRGLLDGQGKGWWDIHCRDHPGPNCIWLAPTMMTFSNCRNVILKSLRFRNSAQSHVLVMGSQNVHIKDIKIKSPEVSPNTDGVHITSSSAVFITHSDFATGDDCVSIGDQVHDLSVTFVNCGPGHGVSVGSLGRGGTEVAVEDIRVAHVNFTGTTNGARIKTWPGGTGYVRGIEFFDIRFASVQNPIIIDQFYGCAPNCVQTEKAVHIEKVKYMKMSGTSRTEVAMKLECSGKNACSKVFMRDIDLSPANGIDSVTSLCSFVQGSTQGTIRPSSCIVSIQ